From the candidate division WOR-3 bacterium genome, one window contains:
- the nrdD gene encoding anaerobic ribonucleoside-triphosphate reductase, translating into MQEKTQVRIGISQEIPQELVFQYVKKRNGETVPFDKSKIANAIYLAARAVGGENKQLSERLANEVVLFLYTLKGDKTPEVEEIQDAVEKVLIENGHARTAKAYILYRKQREILRKKRLLKKKPEERETTDYALFVRTSDDDFVSWDRHKIIDALQNETGLESELAEKIAEETEETILNSNVHLISSSLIREIVNVKLIEHGLENSRLRHTRLGVPIFDAEKIILYANRENANIPHNPEATNMTIAETVKKQYMLSEVFSRDVADAHIRGDIHLHDLGFGDRPYCSGQSLEYVKKFGLNLPNALSIARPAKHADTLLAHMVKFSAALQGHFAGAIGWDAVNIFFAPFLTDMNDRAIHQLAQMLIFEYSQQSVARGGQAIFSDLNLYWEIPKHFRDVEAIGPGGEYTGKKYGEYSEEAQRFAWALFDIYMDGDGTGRPFFFPKPLVHITEDFFKTPGWEDFLNHISNVSSVRGNTYYVFDRGETAKISECCRLSFKLEESDLKDAHTPWKMRYTALQNVTLNLPRAAYLAKHDDELLFKKLDELLDFAVKAHIQKKNFIERIIALKGEGPLALLTMERDGEQYLRLYRATYLIGLLGLNELVQFHTGKEMHEDESALRFGLKVLAYLYLRIKALSKIHDMRLVMEQTPAESAAHRLARLDIEHFPTEASGTVKGNLETNSIYYTNSTYLNVGVPIDPIERVKVEGKFHDLIEAGALTHVWLGDTQPPKESIANFVIKTFRNTRNAQIAFSPEFTTCNDCFKTSRGLREKCPFCGSTFVDHITRVTGYFTKVSGWNKGKKGELKDRYRSKL; encoded by the coding sequence ATGCAAGAAAAGACGCAGGTAAGAATTGGAATTTCCCAGGAAATTCCACAAGAATTGGTTTTTCAATATGTCAAAAAAAGGAACGGCGAGACCGTGCCGTTCGATAAATCCAAAATCGCCAATGCAATATATTTAGCCGCCCGCGCAGTGGGAGGAGAAAACAAACAACTTTCCGAAAGGCTGGCAAATGAAGTGGTGCTCTTCCTCTACACCCTGAAAGGAGACAAGACGCCTGAGGTCGAGGAAATTCAGGATGCAGTGGAAAAAGTGCTCATTGAAAACGGCCATGCACGAACAGCAAAGGCGTATATCCTTTATCGGAAACAGAGGGAGATACTCAGGAAAAAACGGCTCTTGAAAAAGAAACCCGAAGAACGGGAAACAACCGATTATGCGCTCTTTGTCCGTACTTCGGATGATGATTTCGTCTCCTGGGATCGCCATAAAATCATCGATGCGCTGCAAAATGAGACAGGGCTGGAGTCCGAGCTCGCCGAAAAGATCGCCGAGGAGACCGAGGAGACCATATTGAATTCAAACGTCCACCTCATTTCATCCTCTCTCATCCGGGAAATTGTCAACGTAAAACTTATTGAACACGGACTGGAAAACTCACGACTGCGCCATACGAGATTGGGTGTACCCATATTCGACGCAGAGAAAATAATCCTGTATGCGAACCGTGAAAACGCCAATATCCCCCATAATCCCGAAGCGACCAATATGACCATCGCCGAAACCGTAAAGAAACAATATATGCTTTCCGAGGTATTCAGCCGCGACGTCGCCGACGCCCACATTCGGGGTGATATCCATCTGCACGACCTCGGTTTCGGCGACCGACCTTACTGCTCAGGTCAGTCCCTGGAATATGTGAAAAAATTCGGTCTGAACCTGCCGAACGCCCTGTCGATTGCAAGACCGGCGAAACACGCCGACACCCTGCTCGCCCATATGGTGAAGTTCTCAGCGGCGCTTCAGGGACACTTTGCAGGAGCAATCGGCTGGGATGCAGTGAATATCTTCTTCGCTCCTTTTCTTACGGATATGAATGACCGTGCGATCCATCAACTCGCCCAGATGCTGATATTTGAATACTCCCAGCAGTCAGTAGCGCGCGGCGGCCAGGCGATCTTCTCCGACCTGAATCTTTACTGGGAGATTCCAAAACACTTCCGGGATGTGGAAGCAATCGGTCCTGGTGGCGAGTACACCGGCAAGAAGTACGGCGAGTATTCAGAAGAAGCACAGCGTTTTGCCTGGGCTCTGTTTGATATATATATGGACGGTGACGGTACGGGCAGACCCTTCTTTTTCCCGAAACCCCTGGTCCATATCACCGAAGATTTCTTCAAGACCCCGGGATGGGAGGATTTCCTCAATCACATCTCAAATGTCAGTTCTGTGAGAGGTAATACCTATTATGTCTTTGACCGCGGAGAAACCGCCAAAATATCCGAATGCTGCAGATTATCCTTTAAACTCGAAGAATCAGACCTCAAGGACGCCCACACACCCTGGAAGATGCGCTACACCGCCCTGCAGAATGTAACCCTCAATCTGCCGCGTGCCGCTTATCTGGCAAAACACGACGATGAGCTGCTCTTCAAAAAACTGGATGAACTTCTGGACTTCGCCGTAAAGGCACATATCCAGAAAAAGAATTTCATTGAAAGAATCATCGCCCTGAAGGGTGAAGGGCCGCTCGCACTTTTGACCATGGAAAGAGATGGAGAACAATACCTGCGGCTCTACCGCGCGACCTATCTCATCGGACTCCTCGGTTTGAACGAACTCGTCCAGTTCCACACCGGTAAAGAGATGCACGAAGATGAAAGCGCACTCCGTTTCGGTCTGAAGGTGCTGGCATATCTGTATCTACGAATCAAAGCGCTCTCAAAAATCCATGATATGCGTCTTGTTATGGAACAGACTCCGGCGGAATCCGCCGCCCACCGCCTCGCCCGTCTGGACATCGAACACTTTCCCACCGAGGCATCCGGAACCGTCAAAGGAAATCTGGAAACCAATTCCATATATTACACCAATTCGACGTATCTCAATGTCGGTGTTCCGATAGACCCCATTGAAAGGGTGAAGGTGGAAGGTAAATTCCATGATCTGATAGAAGCCGGCGCCTTAACCCATGTCTGGCTCGGTGACACCCAGCCGCCCAAGGAGTCGATTGCGAACTTCGTCATAAAGACGTTCAGAAACACCAGAAACGCCCAAATCGCCTTTTCACCGGAATTCACCACATGCAACGACTGTTTCAAGACTTCCAGAGGTCTGCGCGAAAAATGTCCTTTTTGCGGAAGCACCTTTGTTGATCATATAACAAGGGTCACCGGATATTTCACAAAAGTCTCGGGCTGGAATAAAGGGAAGAAAGGAGAGCTTAAAGACCGTTATCGGTCGAAACTATAA
- the fabZ gene encoding 3-hydroxyacyl-ACP dehydratase FabZ: MMNIEEIKEILPHRPPFLFVDEVIEIADKRIVAKRHIRPDEFFFAGHFPQEPIMPGVLIVEALAQTAGVMLLRKYKGAIPLFMGIDKARFRRIVKPGDTLLMEAEVIHDRGKVVKISGRAKVGDETVCEAVILAGIKT, from the coding sequence ATTATGAATATAGAAGAGATAAAAGAGATTTTACCGCATCGGCCGCCGTTTCTGTTCGTCGATGAAGTTATTGAAATCGCGGATAAGAGGATAGTTGCAAAAAGACACATCCGCCCTGATGAATTCTTCTTTGCAGGCCATTTCCCTCAGGAACCGATAATGCCCGGGGTCCTGATTGTCGAGGCACTCGCTCAGACAGCCGGGGTTATGCTTCTGCGGAAATATAAAGGGGCGATTCCTCTTTTTATGGGGATTGATAAGGCGAGGTTCCGGAGAATCGTCAAACCCGGTGATACACTCCTTATGGAAGCCGAGGTGATCCATGATCGAGGGAAGGTCGTTAAGATTTCAGGCAGGGCAAAGGTCGGTGACGAGACCGTGTGTGAGGCGGTTATCCTTGCGGGTATAAAGACTTAA
- a CDS encoding T9SS type A sorting domain-containing protein gives MLKFIIMMILIFVFGFGQINWEMETVDTSPGMVGYSNSLAFDINDIPHIIYAITQVDTNLIMHAFKTDSYWQKETVDVCFAGGPYWGLPYYGVSLTIGDDNRLHSSFYRYDSLNNRTDLCYAYRDTLLWTIQVLDSMAGTISWVPGYHTSIVLDTSGYPGIAYSYWNFTDSVQYIKYLHYNGVNWNSFIVEDSCVCWDYGVSLKIDKRNQPHIAYYQLDPDSMKYVYYDNQLNTWVIAYHQDVVAVNSNASLSLVLNSQNHPGIAYSFQGESIVYSWFDGTFWYTDFVGGAGFWEVAIGLDLDSLENPHIAYTVEFNFWLEYAYKDTVWHLCGPHYGAMGNVCLKLNGNSNPHVSYDGGLLNYAWGSFAGVVEKQLSPRNKKCRIRVFPNISSGVLNTEYTLPVKTKIELSLYDIYGAKIKIFENSISLPGSYQKMIDISSFSNGVYFIVLKQNNEQVARKFLLIK, from the coding sequence ATGTTGAAATTCATTATAATGATGATACTAATCTTCGTCTTTGGGTTTGGTCAGATAAACTGGGAGATGGAAACCGTGGATACTAGTCCCGGCATGGTTGGCTATTCTAACTCTTTAGCCTTTGATATCAATGATATCCCTCATATTATCTATGCCATTACTCAAGTTGACACCAACTTGATTATGCACGCGTTCAAAACTGATTCTTACTGGCAAAAAGAAACAGTTGACGTCTGTTTTGCTGGTGGCCCATATTGGGGATTACCTTACTATGGTGTCTCATTGACGATTGGTGATGACAATAGATTGCATTCAAGCTTTTATCGATATGATTCATTGAATAATAGGACTGATCTCTGTTATGCATATCGTGATACATTATTGTGGACAATTCAGGTGCTTGACTCGATGGCTGGAACAATATCCTGGGTACCAGGGTATCATACCTCCATTGTCCTTGACACCTCTGGTTATCCAGGGATTGCATATTCTTACTGGAACTTTACCGATTCTGTTCAGTATATAAAATACCTGCACTACAACGGCGTAAACTGGAATTCTTTTATTGTCGAAGACAGTTGTGTCTGCTGGGACTATGGAGTGTCATTAAAAATTGATAAAAGAAATCAACCACATATCGCTTATTATCAACTCGATCCTGATTCAATGAAGTATGTCTATTATGATAATCAATTAAATACCTGGGTTATTGCCTATCATCAAGATGTCGTTGCGGTGAATTCAAATGCATCTCTTTCATTGGTGCTCAATTCACAGAACCACCCGGGGATTGCTTACTCATTTCAAGGAGAATCTATTGTTTATTCCTGGTTCGACGGAACTTTCTGGTATACTGATTTCGTAGGCGGTGCAGGTTTTTGGGAAGTGGCTATCGGTCTCGATTTAGACAGTCTTGAAAATCCTCATATTGCTTATACAGTTGAATTTAACTTCTGGCTTGAGTATGCCTATAAAGATACGGTCTGGCATTTATGTGGACCTCATTATGGCGCAATGGGTAACGTGTGTTTGAAATTGAACGGCAATTCCAATCCCCATGTAAGTTATGACGGAGGGCTTCTCAATTATGCGTGGGGTAGCTTTGCAGGTGTAGTAGAGAAGCAGTTGAGTCCGCGGAATAAAAAATGCAGAATAAGGGTTTTTCCGAATATTTCTTCTGGTGTACTGAATACTGAATACACCCTGCCGGTTAAAACAAAGATTGAATTATCACTATATGATATTTATGGAGCAAAAATAAAAATATTTGAGAATAGCATCTCATTACCAGGGAGTTATCAGAAGATGATAGATATAAGTAGCTTTTCCAACGGAGTTTACTTCATAGTTCTCAAACAGAATAATGAGCAGGTTGCAAGAAAATTTTTGCTTATAAAATAA
- a CDS encoding T9SS type A sorting domain-containing protein codes for MVYCHWHYYSYTMGGGYTLDYSPIEFSFYKENGFDRIRSPKFNLHGEPGTPELPAVYLNYIIPPNVKAESIIVSHFQLTQIPGEYLIYPAQPSRIIGESLPWVPPDTIIYNSDSFVPDKFIKISNAGVMDGARIVTIEFRPLQYRPKTKRLYLVRSVQFEFIFSQSSLPNLRPQIRGRYEQAVYDAVIRYIIENDYEVPRYYQSPTIVEENEIGTLAPVPGAPGVIIAPVEFHNAFQPYADWMTDQGTKTILITPEYIYSHFEGCDNPERIRNYIKWCYQHAGGTYFILGGDQQFLPVRYCYPCSSDLWWGHPGYQVPTDFYFAELTGNWNADGDEKWGEPTSDDSVDKYAEVFVGRITAYNTAEVTNWVNKVFTYEKTPGNYNLTASLWIRNTTVSTGDAWEIFPPSFDHIWLNDCNPDEVLEFLNIGFGFCHQHCHGTITTFKPKAWQKDSVCGYMEEQPNSYGAGLNFLDNTNEYYVNYSIACYNGGYDTLGVFSTTMRNSDTCICDGFVDAYSNKGACAFLGNTRFGWGPNYSTDLEYEFYSSLFSPYIGPYPPEPSLSRLGISEALSKCGQRIDWEYMTTGTPMRIFPYVFVAYTHTLFGSPYTEVWTNQPRNFSVSHMRSIFTGVQYQFQVEVKDAENGAPVVHAKVCLNKLNDIYEVGYTDNNGKIIFTITARTHGQLKVTVTRIHDNNTSIQYYPSETYCQVFDASEGGQTFQTGQITPISLCITQIPTYAKQSLTLKFGVPKVGDITISLYDATGSKIGSSIMENLIPGFYQQEINVKSFSNGVYFIVLKQNNEQVARKFLLIK; via the coding sequence ATGGTTTATTGCCATTGGCATTATTACAGCTACACTATGGGGGGGGGGTATACGCTTGATTATTCTCCTATAGAATTCTCTTTTTATAAAGAGAATGGCTTTGACCGAATAAGGTCACCGAAGTTCAACCTTCATGGTGAACCCGGCACACCTGAGTTGCCAGCAGTATATCTTAATTATATCATTCCTCCGAATGTAAAGGCAGAATCAATAATTGTATCTCACTTCCAACTGACTCAAATCCCTGGTGAATATCTAATCTATCCAGCTCAACCATCAAGGATTATTGGTGAATCTCTCCCCTGGGTTCCACCGGATACCATAATTTACAATTCTGACAGCTTCGTCCCCGACAAATTTATAAAGATAAGCAATGCAGGAGTGATGGATGGTGCCCGGATAGTGACGATTGAGTTTCGGCCTTTGCAGTATCGTCCTAAAACAAAGCGGTTGTATTTAGTACGTTCGGTTCAGTTTGAATTTATCTTTAGCCAAAGCAGTCTTCCTAACCTGAGACCTCAAATCCGGGGTAGATATGAGCAAGCGGTATATGATGCGGTAATAAGGTATATTATTGAAAATGATTATGAGGTTCCCAGATATTATCAAAGTCCAACAATTGTTGAGGAGAATGAAATTGGCACCCTAGCACCGGTACCTGGTGCCCCTGGAGTAATAATTGCCCCGGTGGAATTTCATAATGCTTTCCAGCCCTATGCAGATTGGATGACTGACCAAGGCACGAAGACAATACTGATTACCCCTGAATATATTTACTCGCACTTCGAAGGCTGTGATAACCCTGAGCGTATAAGGAATTACATAAAATGGTGCTATCAACATGCTGGTGGGACATATTTTATTTTAGGTGGCGATCAACAGTTTTTACCGGTAAGATACTGCTATCCGTGTTCTTCTGATCTCTGGTGGGGACATCCTGGTTATCAGGTACCTACGGATTTCTATTTTGCGGAACTTACTGGCAATTGGAATGCAGATGGTGATGAAAAATGGGGAGAACCGACATCGGATGATTCTGTTGATAAATATGCTGAGGTATTTGTTGGTAGAATTACGGCATATAACACTGCAGAAGTAACTAACTGGGTAAATAAAGTATTTACTTATGAAAAAACACCCGGAAATTACAATCTTACAGCAAGCTTATGGATAAGAAATACAACTGTCTCTACTGGTGACGCCTGGGAGATATTCCCTCCCAGTTTTGATCATATTTGGCTAAATGACTGCAATCCGGATGAAGTACTTGAATTCTTGAACATAGGATTTGGTTTTTGTCATCAACATTGCCATGGCACTATCACCACTTTCAAACCGAAGGCATGGCAGAAAGACAGCGTCTGCGGCTATATGGAGGAGCAACCTAACTCTTACGGTGCGGGGTTAAACTTCCTCGATAATACCAATGAGTACTATGTAAATTATTCAATTGCTTGCTACAATGGTGGATATGACACTTTGGGAGTTTTTAGTACTACAATGAGAAATAGTGACACCTGTATCTGCGATGGGTTTGTTGATGCATACTCGAATAAAGGTGCTTGTGCATTTCTCGGTAATACACGGTTTGGCTGGGGTCCTAATTATTCAACCGATCTTGAATATGAATTTTACTCTTCTTTATTTTCTCCATATATTGGACCTTATCCACCAGAACCATCGCTTAGCCGACTTGGAATATCTGAGGCGCTATCAAAGTGTGGTCAAAGAATAGACTGGGAATATATGACTACAGGAACACCGATGCGTATTTTCCCTTATGTCTTTGTTGCATACACGCATACTCTTTTCGGCTCACCCTACACCGAGGTATGGACCAACCAACCAAGAAATTTTTCTGTAAGCCATATGCGCAGTATATTTACCGGCGTTCAATATCAATTCCAAGTGGAAGTCAAAGATGCTGAAAATGGCGCCCCTGTAGTTCATGCAAAGGTCTGTTTAAACAAACTAAACGACATCTATGAAGTAGGCTATACCGATAATAACGGCAAGATAATATTCACTATTACCGCCCGGACACATGGTCAGCTCAAAGTAACGGTAACCAGAATACACGATAATAATACATCTATACAATATTATCCTTCAGAAACATACTGCCAAGTTTTTGACGCAAGCGAAGGAGGTCAAACCTTCCAAACCGGCCAAATTACACCAATCTCACTTTGCATTACACAGATTCCCACTTATGCAAAACAAAGCCTTACTCTAAAATTTGGTGTTCCAAAAGTTGGCGATATTACGATCTCTCTTTATGACGCTACTGGTTCAAAAATAGGAAGTTCGATAATGGAAAATCTTATCCCCGGTTTCTATCAACAAGAGATTAATGTCAAAAGCTTTTCCAACGGAGTTTACTTCATAGTTCTCAAACAGAATAATGAGCAGGTTGCCCGAAAGTTTCTGCTTATAAAATAA
- the nrdR gene encoding transcriptional repressor NrdR, with the protein MKCPRCGQDGDRVLETRTSQAGSVVRRRRECTACHFRFTTYETIERMPLVVIKRDGTREPYDRTKLLNGIATACRKRPISAEKIEAIVNDIEDDLSDRYQTEIKSAEIGRMILDRLLEVDEVSYVRFASVYRKFTNIDKFAKELSKIKKERKCKKRRR; encoded by the coding sequence ATGAAATGTCCAAGATGCGGACAGGATGGAGACAGAGTCTTAGAGACAAGAACATCACAGGCGGGCTCCGTGGTTCGAAGAAGAAGGGAGTGCACCGCCTGTCATTTTCGATTTACCACTTATGAGACGATCGAACGGATGCCGTTGGTCGTCATAAAAAGAGACGGTACCAGGGAACCCTATGACAGAACAAAACTTCTCAACGGTATCGCAACGGCGTGCCGTAAACGTCCAATATCAGCGGAGAAGATTGAAGCCATTGTCAACGATATTGAAGACGATCTCTCTGACCGATATCAAACCGAGATAAAATCAGCGGAGATCGGTAGAATGATTTTAGACCGCCTTCTGGAGGTCGACGAAGTCAGCTACGTCAGATTTGCATCAGTCTATCGTAAATTCACCAATATCGATAAATTCGCAAAAGAGCTGTCAAAAATAAAGAAGGAGCGGAAATGCAAGAAAAGACGCAGGTAA
- a CDS encoding acyl-ACP--UDP-N-acetylglucosamine O-acyltransferase, giving the protein MNNSLISKKARIGRSVVFGPYVLIEDDVEIGDRNIIGSHVVIRNGTVIGDDNRIHSGVQIGVDPQDYHFKGEYSRCIIGNNNIIREYATISRATGENSETVIGDNNFIMTYVHIAHNITIGSNTVISSGSQLGGYVSIADFANIGGLAGIHQFCRVGRYAMLGAKSYLNKDLPPYLLARGNRAKIYGVNTRGLKFHSFSAADIETIKELFNFLYNSAKNISECVELLKKKKNQDQFTLEMVKFIESSERGILLKISD; this is encoded by the coding sequence ATGAACAACTCCCTGATCAGTAAAAAAGCCCGAATCGGACGGTCTGTGGTGTTCGGTCCTTATGTGCTTATCGAGGATGATGTCGAGATAGGCGACCGCAATATAATCGGAAGTCATGTTGTGATCAGAAACGGAACCGTGATCGGCGACGACAACAGGATTCATTCCGGAGTTCAGATCGGCGTCGATCCACAGGATTATCACTTTAAAGGGGAATATTCCCGTTGTATCATCGGAAACAATAATATAATCAGAGAATACGCCACGATTTCACGAGCAACGGGAGAGAACAGCGAGACCGTGATCGGCGACAATAATTTTATTATGACCTATGTTCATATCGCCCACAATATCACAATCGGCAGTAACACCGTCATTTCGAGCGGCTCCCAGCTTGGCGGTTATGTTTCTATTGCTGACTTTGCGAATATCGGCGGGCTTGCAGGGATCCACCAATTCTGTCGGGTCGGCAGATATGCGATGCTCGGTGCGAAGTCTTATTTGAATAAAGATCTGCCGCCTTATCTCCTGGCACGCGGAAATCGGGCGAAGATCTATGGAGTGAATACAAGGGGATTGAAGTTCCATTCGTTTTCAGCGGCTGACATCGAGACGATAAAAGAGCTCTTTAATTTTTTGTATAATTCGGCGAAGAACATCTCTGAGTGCGTTGAGCTATTAAAGAAGAAAAAAAACCAGGATCAATTCACCCTGGAAATGGTGAAATTCATTGAATCCTCAGAACGAGGCATATTGCTTAAAATATCTGATTAA
- a CDS encoding PHP domain-containing protein — MEKPNFSLQKNCYADLHIHSIYSDGSLTPFEIINICKQLELKVISITDHDTVSGLGEVFTLARGDVEIIPAVEMSSNIGYLDIHILGYYIDYKNGELLAYLEDFKKHRIERVKRIIKKLSDDGIQLEFEQIKAVAQNCSLGRPHIAEVLVENGYVRSINEAFSRYLGYGLPYYEPKKDVHPKEVINRIKRSHGIPVIAHPGTINDEQIIYSLIMHGAQGIEVWHPEHNQKWQQQLYEIALKNGLLMTGGSDCHGRRGGFQIGCIGCSEDDVLMMKRHHQEICKSG, encoded by the coding sequence TTGGAAAAGCCGAATTTTTCCCTACAAAAGAATTGTTATGCTGATCTTCATATTCATTCAATATATTCAGACGGCTCTCTGACACCTTTCGAAATCATAAATATCTGTAAACAGCTGGAGTTGAAGGTCATTTCGATTACGGACCACGATACTGTATCCGGACTCGGTGAAGTATTCACCCTCGCCCGGGGGGACGTGGAGATTATCCCGGCGGTGGAGATGAGCTCGAATATCGGATATCTGGATATCCATATTCTGGGATATTATATTGACTATAAAAATGGAGAGCTCCTTGCATACTTAGAGGATTTCAAAAAACACCGGATCGAGAGGGTGAAGAGGATCATAAAGAAACTCTCGGATGACGGTATTCAACTTGAATTTGAACAGATTAAAGCCGTCGCCCAGAACTGTTCCCTGGGCAGACCGCACATCGCCGAGGTGCTTGTGGAGAACGGCTATGTCAGGTCAATAAACGAAGCATTTTCACGCTATCTGGGCTACGGCCTGCCCTATTATGAACCTAAAAAGGATGTCCATCCGAAAGAGGTTATCAATAGAATAAAGAGAAGTCACGGTATTCCGGTGATTGCACATCCCGGTACGATAAATGATGAGCAGATTATTTATTCACTGATTATGCACGGCGCGCAGGGAATAGAGGTATGGCATCCTGAACACAATCAAAAGTGGCAGCAGCAGCTTTATGAGATTGCTTTGAAGAACGGATTGTTGATGACCGGTGGTTCTGATTGCCACGGCAGACGCGGAGGTTTTCAGATCGGTTGCATCGGATGCAGTGAGGATGATGTTCTTATGATGAAGAGACATCATCAGGAGATCTGTAAGAGCGGCTGA
- a CDS encoding YihY/virulence factor BrkB family protein: MTKRITWFFSRAYQKFNNDRCPLLASALVHATTFSLFPLILGLLSFSLFILGSSEEFLNKILPFLKQVFPVGIDEIIKNISAIKQTSIVIAIIGVIGFLWGAASIFRALESTLNVIWKVKKDRPFFRKSLLTIGSAFLVFILLIASVAVTIWINAIGAGGLTQYIREFSILFSIILFGLIYWRFPNRKIKVKEAFVGAVFTGIFWEAAKHLFTFYITRVVDYSKIFGSLSAIIILFLWIYYSAYIFLFGAELCYVYARRKILK; the protein is encoded by the coding sequence ATGACAAAAAGAATTACCTGGTTCTTTTCCCGTGCGTATCAAAAATTCAATAACGACAGATGTCCGCTCCTCGCCTCCGCCCTTGTCCACGCCACCACCTTCAGTCTTTTCCCCCTCATCCTCGGATTGCTCTCTTTCTCACTCTTCATCCTCGGCTCTTCTGAAGAGTTTCTCAACAAAATATTACCTTTTCTGAAACAGGTATTTCCCGTGGGAATCGACGAGATAATAAAAAACATCTCGGCGATAAAACAGACCTCCATCGTCATCGCGATCATCGGTGTCATCGGCTTCTTGTGGGGTGCGGCGAGTATCTTCCGTGCCCTGGAATCAACCCTCAATGTAATCTGGAAGGTAAAGAAGGACCGCCCCTTTTTCAGAAAAAGCCTCCTCACGATCGGCTCGGCGTTTCTGGTATTCATCCTGCTCATCGCCTCGGTGGCAGTGACGATCTGGATAAACGCAATCGGAGCCGGCGGTCTTACCCAGTATATCAGGGAATTCAGCATCCTCTTCAGCATCATCCTCTTCGGTCTGATATACTGGCGCTTTCCGAATCGAAAGATTAAAGTTAAAGAAGCATTCGTCGGTGCCGTGTTCACCGGGATATTCTGGGAAGCGGCAAAGCATCTGTTCACCTTTTATATCACGAGGGTGGTCGATTATTCAAAAATATTCGGCTCGTTATCCGCAATCATCATTCTATTTTTATGGATTTATTATTCGGCATACATCTTCCTGTTCGGTGCCGAACTATGTTATGTCTACGCCCGTAGAAAAATATTAAAATAA